cCCCATGGCTACAGAGATGTTCCTACAGAGATGTTTCCATGGCTACAGAGATGGTTCTACTGAGATGTGTCCCATGTTCTCACATATAATCCTACAAAGATGTTCCCACATTTTCGCACAGCTCCACCTTAACGTCAAAGAAGAGCCCATTCTTGTAGACCGGTGACGCAGCGTCACTCTCCGATCCCTCCGTCGTCTCATCTGTGAGCTCCTGAATCCTGAGTGTCTGACGCTTGTAGTTAGGATTCAGGGAAATGCAGTCGCACCCGTTCATCTCCATCATCCTCTCGTCCTGCTCTTCATCCATCCccattcccctctcttcttcctcctcatcctcccccctctcttcctctggctCTTCTCCTCCGTCATCTCCATCCTCCTTCAGCAGCAGTCGTCCCTCCTCGAGTTTTAGTCGCAGTACTTCGGGGGTATTCTGCATAGACTCCAGGGTGGCCACATGCACTTCCTCTTTGGGCGCGGGCACTTCCTgtcaagagcagagcagagcagagtcatGACCCCCACCCGACCTGACATCACAGCCACCTGCACCTGCGGCCTACCTAACGGACATCTCTGGCTGGTCGCAGGACAAAGTCAATTGAGTCATCTGAAcgagtgcatgcacgtgtgtgtgcatgcatgagtgcatgtgtgtctgtcttaagcagtacgtatgcgtgcatgtgtgtctgtcttaagcagtacgtatgcgtgcatgtgtgtctgtcttaagcagtacgtatgcgtgcatgtgtgtctgtcttaagcagtacgtatgcgtgcatgtgtgtctgtcttaagcagtacgtatgcgtgcatgtgtgtctgtcttaagcagtacgtatgcgtgcatgtgtgtctgtcttaagcagtacgtatgcgtgcatgtgtgtctgtcttaagcagtacatatgcgtgcatgtgtgtctgtcttaagcagtatgtatgtgtgcatgtgtgtctgcacataAGTACAGGAAGTCTCTGTCAGCTGTAGAGCAGGTTCCCCTAAAAGGCTGCTCTTACAGTACGGTCCTCGGTTAGCTTGAGTTGAGTTACTCATAGAGGTGCTGACTCAAAAGACTCAAATGGTCTGCAGCACAAAAGCTAGTCAGTGCCAGATCGCATAATACAGTTTGAGgccagctgtctgtgtgtgtgtgtctgtctgtctttcggggaagggggggggtgctAGAGTCaagcagaagaaagaaagaaagaaagaaagaaagaaagaaagaaagaaagaaagaaagaaagaaagaaagaaagaaagaaagaaagaaagaaagaaagaaaaagtgaaagacaCAACGCACACTGCCATCTCGTGGCACTGaagtatagtacagtatggggggaaagtgtgtgtgtgtgtgtgtgtgtgtgtgtgtgtgtgtgtgtgtgtgtgtgtgtgtgtgtgtgtgtgtgtgtgtgtgtgtgtgtgtgtgtgtgtgtgtgtgtgtgtgtgtgtgtgtgtgtgtgtgtgtgtgcgtgtgcgtgtgcgtgtgcgtgtgcatgtgcatgcgtgtgtgtatgcaacacCTCTGCTCTCACCTGACTGGTTGGGGTGTATTTCACGGACACAATGACAGGCTTTGGGACAGCCGGCAGCTTCTTTCTCAAtctgaaaaataaaacaagataGGCTTAATAGACAGATTCAATCTACTACATTTGCAAATCTACCATAAATTGAGACATTATTTTGCATACTGTCTGTTTCACTGTCtgtaccaggggtggaacttgagatttttccccaccagtcccggtggcaggtagatttcaaaatctaccagtcactcattgtcaaagtgactggtgggttgaaaaatccctggattcagaagctacaatccagtgccacagatttcaaattacctggtttcacctgtccaattgccctaattggaaaggtaaaactaggtaggtcatttggaatatgtggcactggacttcagctttggaatccaggtttccctatcaccattattttgtattttcataggCTGGTGGACCGAGTAGAATTGATAtgaatttcaacatattttacacagagtgacttTACTaggcatagaacattttttatcacacagctgaggccatatgtttttatttggtagcttgatgcaccgaaatgtccatttctgttCCAAGATTTTGAATATtgccattattttctattttcatggggatagtggccccggtagacttcatccaaatttcaaaatactttacacagtgtgtttttactgggtgtagaattTTTTTTACcttagggccaaggcaatattttttcataggggcatttgatgcaccctagcgtgCGTGCACCCAACTtcgtccagcatagaacaatggaatagaatgatggcgagttcaaaatatgcggccctggttacattcactttctccgcagtagaaatgagatagaatgatggcgagttcaaaatgcgcggcctggttacattctatccatggCGGAGTGATTAtaaggtgtgatgagtctccagggatgatgtccaccttaccgacgcgtagaatgccagtagaacgcgtctcatccaatcagatatcgcaaaataaattgaccggatctaactattgtataattatTATTTACATTAGTGTTTGCTAAAacggctcaactacatcataacaaattGCTATGCCATTACTGAGACTAAGAGATTAAGACTTGTcagtgtcaatgtaaagtttaatgttttatatcTCACTTGACTTTATAATTCTGTGGATCACTATGGAGCCCTGAAGACAATTGGCCCCTTCAAGTCGTTTGCCGCCAAATGTTGTGGGGGCGCCAATTATCTTGAAAGGGCTCCATAGACACGTGGTGCCCTAGGCGAAAGCCTCTATTGCCGGCCCTGTCCCCACCCCCGCTCATGGTTAACCACACCATCAGCTGCCCCCAATGTCACTTTCACAACATTGCCATAGATTTCATGACGTGACGTGTCGTTTGATGAATGTTTTTCtttcaggtatgtgtgtgtgtgggacaaaaATTCACCGGTGACATATTGTGGTACTTTGTGGATGCCTTATTGGTGCCCATGCATGGTGGTTGCAATCAAGGCAgctggctggggtgggggtgcaaataggtcagttgccccaggaccagagagagagagggagcccacaACTGTGTCCCCATTGCATTGCACACATGTATTGACAACCAGGGGGGccttttaagatgactttgtcagCGGCCCCGCCTAGAGTACTGTGTGTGACTCACGCTGCATTAGCTCCTTAGCATAGGGACTGTCCCCCTGATAGGATATGGGACAACATGGTTAGTCACAACTTACTGCCCCCACCCACGTATCTGGTAACTATACAAAAAATAGACCCAAAAATCTTGAAAAGTACAACATGAAaagcggttagggcttcagatttgtagccaaaaggttgccggtgggactcccgacccgccagaagAAATGTTAAACCGTGCAGGTCTGCTGATGACTAGTTCAAGACACATTTGATTTGAACTTATTTTATTTTCAGGGGAACTAGAGGTCTCACTGAAGCTATCAGAAGTGGGGCGGGTGTGGGTCTAGCTTGAATGTTGTGCCCCAACTTTACACTTTATtttcttggtttgtgtgtgtgtgtgtgtgtgtgtgtgtgtgtgtgtgtgtgtgtgtgtgtgtgtgtgtgtgtgtgtgtgtgtgtgtgtgtgtgtgtgtgtgtgtgtgtgtgtgtgtgtgtgagagagagagagagagatgccttggcaataagtatgcaacagtgagctatatatgattattttattttatgtgtaaatatgtgtgttatgtcttgtggacaatgtctttatgtctttatttatgtgtgtatgctacttgacaccttaatttccccctgggatcaataaacgatactctactctctactctactctaatatttGTGAGAATTTGGGGACCTGCCTCTGTTAGTTAATCTCACCTCATACACAGAAGTGGACAGGCAGCCATGAGACACAAGCAGAACAGACACACCATGATGATGATCCACTTCTTCactgtgcctgagagagagacagagatagaggggggagggagagagagagagagggagggagtgagagagagaggtgggagatggAGGTAGAAGGGGCAGAAATGACAGTATAAAATTGTGTTTTATGGTTTGGTGGTTTGAAGAACTTTTTCGCATTTCAAAGTTGGCGCTGGTATTCTGAAGTTTGGGAATGACTggttttactgtactgtatttatcCTGTCCAAAGGATGGCCAGTAGAGGGCTCTCTCCCAGCTGTCAGACACCAGCCTTTCTGAATTGTCTTCAATATCACAGCATACCCTCTTTCGATGGTTTTACTAGTTTGTTctttgagtgcttggtgtaccgAAAAGCATGTTTAGCATGATATCTGGCCtcagtcctgggatgctttaagcaGAAATCATGCGGCATGAGATACGTACTACAGGGATGTTAGAGTGGGACCACTAGTTCAATTGAGAGCTGAGGGGAGCCTTTGCTCATAACAGATGAATGAGCAGTAGGGATTAAATCTCTGAgaaggtggaagaagtactgtaAGGCAGCTCATAACACTCTcaacaagatagatagatagagagtgtgtgtgtgtgagagagagagagtttgagagagagagagagagagagagagagagagtatgagagagagagagagagagagagagagagagagagagagagagagagagagagagagagagagagagagaaagagagagaatttgtgtgcgTCACATTACTCGACTGTGCTGTAAtggggtgaggagtgtgtgtgtgtgtgtgtgtgtgtgtgtgtgtgtgtgtgtgtgtgtgtgtgtgtgtgtgtgtgtgtgtgtgtgtgtgtgtgtgtgtgtgtgtgtgtgtgtgtgtgtgtgcatgcgtgcgtgtgtgtgcgtgtgtgtgtggcattacccgtcgttgttgttgttgggtctTCGGATGTCCAGATCGTCTCCGTAGCGGGAGGTCCAAGGCCCTGAACCGTTGCCCCGGCAACTGAGATACTGTACTCAGTGGCAGGAGAGAGGTGTTGGAAGGTTTTACACGTCTGGTTTTCGGTAATGTTCTCACAGTCTGCCGGCGACCAGAAAAAGAGGACAGGTTGACATGTGAAGCTGTATATCCATTGGGTAAATGCCACTTCATAGTCTATCATTATGATTATCAGATACCCAGATCAGGTAACACTCTCAGGGTCATTATCTGCGATATATAGGCTTGATCTAATGACTGCCACACCGCATATACACACTATactttacgtgtgtgtgcatgcatgtcttaaTATGTAACTTTTGTCACGTCATATGTTATGTCATGATTCTCTATTTGCCTGTGTAATTTGTGCAAGAATacctacatgtgtgcatgtgtacatggagTTGGCATGTT
This is a stretch of genomic DNA from Engraulis encrasicolus isolate BLACKSEA-1 chromosome 6, IST_EnEncr_1.0, whole genome shotgun sequence. It encodes these proteins:
- the il12rb1 gene encoding uncharacterized protein il12rb1 — encoded protein: MESVKKKKKLKNICWEWYRLEDGQTRPAVVYNDTQRKTTDIKAVADMKDHVRYYYFVHLRLSKKKPHTVFSCPTYKTQSTPQVMPGNLTVVNVSSTSLQVCWQPIPVRQQRGFLTHYLLCLSGDCENITENQTCKTFQHLSPATEYSISVAGATVQGLGPPATETIWTSEDPTTTTTGTVKKWIIIMVCLFCLCLMAACPLLCMRLRKKLPAVPKPVIVSVKYTPTSQEVPAPKEEVHVATLESMQNTPEVLRLKLEEGRLLLKEDGDDGGEEPEEERGEDEEEEERGMGMDEEQDERMMEMNGCDCISLNPNYKRQTLRIQELTDETTEGSESDAASPVYKNGLFFDVKVELCENVGTSL